The following are encoded in a window of Salvelinus sp. IW2-2015 unplaced genomic scaffold, ASM291031v2 Un_scaffold83, whole genome shotgun sequence genomic DNA:
- the LOC112068071 gene encoding photoreceptor cilium actin regulator-like, with product MGCSPSKGNNFPGQATFRSGRTLLPGGQESQGKSQSNDGGSGGSSGTGDTDGETWERGSGESRLAGQNYSVQKEAPSTPQKKRPSLTELVPEGVILDRKVVTQETGPHVKEKQGDSQDMADKKGGRKPKKNGKGIKPTKKKDKEKKSPLVEQKVDFPEPLVKAHQAVYAYLNPSISKYEILLRLLDQATQTQVSVQPMVTFMAMRYEEINRRLEEMADEGERLLKDNGEHLAWPSPMKNLSSFPPLTSGSTNVESSPDLLQQLLQYTTQRMQNVGQSVGGIGNSALEEAAEYFSSVSELLEEKLKAKRNVETRLMQLLTRIEAASLRTTGPEDSALFSEDSGIGAESESLAGSERIHRESCEYTATNQTTPYSPIGSNAPLVRQGAPRRKFTKKVSPSNSLNSIDSACTRMGKEHKDTESLLGSAFLDDGEEDDNDEEGEEEGEGGRKQSNSLPSDPNQQPNRLVPRRIENPQNVEMTLKMKDAISGRIRFVPSQCDSAKTKPTDSPKTSRRQWTEGEERSPKRPQTAAPVQRAIKKTPVPKESRSQSVESLRSKGEDPTLLELERTQRDLSQRLERMSKGRMEENAKTGPTKQNPGYTAKSLASKRLQSTLRKNNNTFPIQDKAGLNKCSSWEQGASKDMEEENEKKDKTTTKGLLKATPPPSPPLSPRLSSGLYRGRNSVKRLIDTFSQGVEEPKQEASKMLGPIEGVRKCGVLVMPGVGDIEAILSSGVSSCRTDDLDVQSLPPPPLEVLMDNSFEGAQILTVSDVDDGVASRGRSPIPKRAMASQKLRASMQSVTLLPSRGNLPQRSSSMPPARTVRQDTSASSRVSHNEPQLEVNPETEEAATLYKQSRKVIHLRHSSESPMKKGQAVPRWPSPNRAASGCRQSDDSPFKTVPPTSTVSIQPPTTLPVSRARILPSTPSTPTGLHRRFPSPPTFRTLSTLPSSTSPPVIRKLPTPPPLQRRLPSPPASRQVMNPNSSSSGSTHSFKAPSPPASPRVQRWRRENNSDDSTPGSSAISQLISNARSVFCPASPSLFEAQPCSVPQYPQTWASTGGHVVPRPWGDRGRLPMSVRGPQPFIRRSHSDQRPSLSLPPRATIVPFAETCGSEPAINTQGLEDGPTRDDKSWDSKSDLRWNARSASHPDLCIVGQGLTL from the exons ATGGGCTGTTCCCCGTCTAAAGGTAACAATTTTCCGGGTCAGGCCACCTTTAGGAGCGGAAGGACACTACTACCAGGGGGCCAAGAGAGTCAAGGGAAGTCCCAGTCTAATGATGGAGGGAGTGGAGGCTCCTCCGGAACAGGAGACACAGATGGAGAGACTTgggagagaggaagtggggaGAGTAGACTGGCTGGTCAGAACTACTCTGTTCAGAAGGAAGCACCTTCAACCCCACAGAAAAAGAGACCCTCCCTGACCGAGTTGGTTCCAGAGGGGGTCATCCTTGACAGAAAAGTGGTGACTCAAGAGACAGGGCCACATGTAAAAGAGAAACAAGGAGATAGTCAAGACATGGCTGACAAAAAGGGTGGACGAAAACCAAAGAAAAATGGCAAAGGAATCAAACCGACCAAAAAGAAAGATAAGGAGAAAAAATCTCCCCTTGTGGAGCAGAAAGTAGATTTTCCGGAACCTTTAGTGAAAGCCCACCAGGCTGTGTATGCCTATTTAAACCCAAGCATCAGCAAATATGAGATTCTGCTGCGGCTCCTGGACCAGGCGACCCAAACCCAGGTGTCTGTGCAGCCAATGGTGACCTTCATGGCTATGCGCTACGAGGAAATCAACCGACGGCTGGAGGAAATGGCAGACGAGGGTGAAAGGCTTCTGAAGGACAATGGGGAGCATCTCGCCTGGCCAAGCCCAATGAAAAACCTATCCAGTTTCCCCCCCCTCACGTCTGGATCCACCAATGTTGAGTCTTCACCAGACCTCTTGCAGCAGCTACTTCAGTATACCACTCAAAGGATGCAAAATGTGGGCCAGTCTGTGGGTGGCATTGGGAACTCTGCCTTAGAGGAGGCGGCTGAGTACTTCAGCTCTGTCTCTGAGCTGCTGGAGGAGAAATTAAAAGCTAAGCGTAATGTGGAGACAAGACTGATGCAGTTGCTGACTCGCATTGAGGCTGCCTCACTCCGTACGACCGGACCAGAGGACTCTGCATTGTTCAGTGAGGACAGTGGAATTGGGGCCGAGAGCGAGTCACTAGCTGGGTCTGAAAGAATTCACCGTGAAAGCTGTGAGTACACCGCGACCAACCAAACCACTCCTTACAGTCCCATTGGCAGCAATGCTCCCCTAGTCCGGCAAGGGGCACCAAGGCGAAAGTTTACCAAGAAAGTGAGTCCAAGCAACTCCCTAAACTCCATAGACTCGGCCTGCACCAGAATGGGTAAAGAGCATAAAGACACAGAGTCACTATTAGGATCTGCCTTTTTAGATGATGGTGAGGAGGATGACAATgatgaggagggggaagaggagggagaaggtggCAGGAAGCAATCTAACTCCTTACCATCTGATCCTAACCAGCAACCTAATCGCCTGGTTCCCAGGCGCATAGAGAACCCTCAAAATGTGGAAATGACCCTGAAAATGAAAGATGCCATAAGTGGTCGGATTAGATTTGTTCCCTCACAATGTGACAGTGCCAAAACTAAACCAACAGATAGCCCCAAGACCAGCAGGCGCCAgtggacagagggggaggagcgaTCACCAAAAAGGCCCCAAACAGCAGCCCCTGTACAGAGGGCAATTAAAAAGACCCCTGTTCCCAAAGAGAGCCGTTCACAGTCTGTAGAATCCCTCCGCAGCAAAGGTGAAGATCCAACATTGCTTGAACTAGAGAGGACACAGAGGGATCTGAGTCAGAGGCTAGAGAGGATGAGCAAAGGCAGGATggaagagaatgccaagacagGTCCCACTAAACAGAACCCAGGATATACTGCAAAGTCCCTGGCATCCAAACGTCTACAATCCACCCTGCGGAAGAACAACAACACTTTTCCAATTCAGGACAAGGCAGGGCTTAATAAGTGTAGCTCCTGGGAACAGGGGGCAAGCAAGGACATGGaggaggaaaatgaaaagaaagacAAGACAACCACCAAGGGGCTGTTGAAAGCCACCCCACCTCCTAGCCCTCCACTGTCACCTCGTCTGTCCTCAGGGCTGTACCGGGGAAGGAATTCTGTCAAAAGGCTGATTGACACCTTCAGCCAGGGGGTGGAAGAGCCCAAACAAGAGGCCTCCAAAATGTTAGGGCCTATCGAAGGTGTTCGAAAGTGTGGGGTCCTTGTTATGCCTGGAGTAGGTGACATCGAGGCCATTCTAAGCAGTGGGGTCAGCAGTTGTAGGACAGATGACTTAGACGTACAAAGTCTGCCACCCCCTCCTCTTGAGGTCCtgatggacaattcctttgaaggTGCACAAATCCTCACAGTAAGCGACGTAGACGATGGGGTTGCAAGTAGGGGCCGATCCCCTATTCCCAAGAGGGCTATGGCATCTCAGAAGCTGCGTGCTTCCATGCAGTCTGTGACATTGCTACCCAGCAGAGGCAACCTGCCCCAGCGCTCGAGCAGCATGCCCCCTGCCCGGACTGTACGGCAGGATACCTCTGCTAGTTCCAGGGTTAGCCACAATGAGCCTCAGCTGGAGGTAAACCCAGAGACAGAGGAGGCAGCCACTCTCTACAAGCAATCCAGAAAAGTAATCCACTTGCGGCACTCCTCAGAGTCTCCGATGAAGAAAGGTCAGGCTGTGCCCAGGTGGCCCTCTCCCAATCGAGCTGCATCGGGATGTAGACAAAGCGATGACAGCCCCTTTAAGACAGTGCCTCCCACTTCAACCGTCAGTATCCAACCACCTACCACCCTGCCTGTATCTAGAGCTCGAATACTGCCTTCCACACCTTCAACCCCAACCGGCTTGCATCGAAGATTCCCCAGTCCCCCCACCTTCAGAACGCTGTCTACGCTTCCATCCTCAACCAGCCCTCCGGTCATTCGCAAACttcccaccccaccaccacttcAGAGAAGACTCCCAAGCCCACCTGCCTCAAGACAAGTAATGAACCCAAACTCCAGCTCTTCTGGCTCCACACATTCTTTCAAGGCACCCTCACCACCAGCGTCCCCTAGGGTACAAAGATGGAGACGAGAGAACAACAGCGACGACTCCACCCCAGGGTCTTCAGCTATCTCTCAGTTAATCAGTAACGCTCGCTCTGTTTTCTGCCCGGCCTCGCCCTCACTGTTTGAGGCCCAGCCTTGTTCCGTACCCCAGTACCCACAGACTTGGGCCTCCACCGGTGGCCATGTTGTCCCACGTCCTTGGGGAGATCGTGGCAGGCTCCCTATGTCCGTGCGAGGGCCACAGCCTTTCATCCGACGCAGCCACTCAGACCAGAGGCCCAGTCTAAGCCTGCCGCCCAGGGCAACCATCGTCCCATTCGCAGAGACTTGTGGGAGTGAGCCAGCCATCAACACACAAGG GCTGGAGGACGGGCCAACCAGAGACGACAAGTCATGGGACAGCAAATCGGACTTAAGATGGAATGCCCGCTCTGCTTCGCACCCGGACCTATGCATTGTGGGTCAGGGCCTTACATTGTGA